The genomic segment TAAGAACATTTCTCTTTCAAATTTGTATCCCAACTAGACACATATTTGGTTCCCCTCTCAGGGTTTTAATTATACAAAGAATACTTGGGAGATCGATCCCTTGTCGTTAGCAACGGATAAGACATCCAAGTTTTTTGATGGAAGATCTACACACTAGGAATAAGTAAACTAAAATTCATTTTACCCATAATAACAAAATGCAACTGTTCGTAAATTCATCGGTCTAATCAACTTAGAACTCCGGAATCTTCTTGATCGTCAGCAATTCACCATGATGTAGAGCGAGTTGTTTAGGATTCGATAATTGATTCAATAAGAGTTTTCTCCGTTCTACAATTTTTAAAGGGTGTCGGTGTGTATTTAAAATGTGAGCAATTTGAATGGTACATGTCTTATAGTAACTGCATACGTCGAGAATATATTTATGAAGCAATGGCAATCCAAAATCATCATATGCTTCTAAAGTTTCAGGATCACACAAACCATAAACGATTTCAATTTGCACGGGATAATCGAATCCATCTACTTTTTCATCTCTTTCTGTTAAGTCAAGAGTTTGATCAAGAGCTATTTTACTCCCATTTAAATTAATAAAACCACTCTTAGAGTATATACCTGATGGTAGTTTAATATCTGAGGCAAGGTAATAATAATATGTCATAGAAAACCCCTCTCATTTAATGACTTCATCTGTATTTGCGCTAGATAAATTAATTCGGGTCGCAAAACGTCCACAACCTTAAACAGTGAAGGTATTTTAGGAGCTGGCAAGCCTTTTTTTATGCCATGAAGCTCTGCCCTTTTCGTTGCAGAACTCTGTATTTTTATTTTGCACTAAACAACATAAGGTGCTTCTGGTAAAGAAAGTTGGTCAATGTACTGAAATAAAGCCTGTAAAAGAGGGTCGATTCCGCTAGACAGTGCATGTTTGATGACAATATTGGAAATCATGATAGTGTCCACCCCTTGGAAATGTGTTTTCTAGTCACTGTATATGATTTCCAAGATGGTGGATTTTTTGCGTCATTTATGCATGGATTATGCGTTTTGCAACACCTTCAATAATTGAGTCCTCTTGCTTTTCTTTTAATTTCTTGAGATATTCATTAATTCTTACGAGATATTCTAGTTACCAGAAGTAAAATTACACATAAGAATAAACTAGTAAAAGTAACGACATTTTTTATAATTTCATTGTCTCCAAACGTATTGAAAATACCACTAATTGCTATTAATAATAGGGCAACAATATTTGAATATTTAGTAGTTTTAGTCATAATAACCCTCTCATTATCTATTATAATACAAAATATAAATATTTACAAATTAGGATAATTATGTTGTTTTGATTAGATAAAAAAAGGGGTTATTCAAATGAAGTTTTATACCAAGTTAGTAGTTTCACTTCTATGTTTAACATTATTTACATCTATGAGCCTATCAAGCTTTGCGAAAGCCAAAGCTAATGACACGCAGAGTGAATTGGGATTAACTTCTGAATTAGATCAAGAGTTTATTAACGATTCAGATGTTGAGGAAGGTCTTGAAGACGCTTTAAAAGTTCTTTCTGCTATTGAAAGTCTGCCTTATAATGTTATATCAAAAGGACCAGAGGCCATTGTCGAATGGCTATCATCATAAGAGTCAATGCCAAAGACGCTCCATCCATCCGTGAGGCCGTATGCGATTTGAAGAAGAAGTATGGTGAGCAGTTCACAAAGATATTCAAAACCATTACGGCTGACAATGTGTATGAATTCGCCGACCTTAGTAAAATCGTTGAAAAAGATGAGACTCAAATCCATTTCACCCACCCCTATACCTCCTGTGAAAGGGGTACGAATGAGCGCCACAATGGACTAATACGCCGTTTCATTCCAAAAGGGAAAGCCATTTCCGCTGTTTCCGATCAAACCATTTCCTATGTAGGAACATGGTGTAATCAACTTCCAGGCGAATTTTAGGATATAAAACACCTCAAGAATGCTTGGAGGAGGAGTTGGCTCTGTCGGCCTCTTGATATTTAAACAGGGGGATCCGATAGGAAAGTGGTTAGCAACTTGACATGGAGCCTCTGCGGGCATGATTCCCTAGCCGAGAAGCCAGAAGGCACAACATCGGCATCGCCTAACAAGGCTATCATGCCCGCCACTCCAAGTAAAGTTGCCCGAAGTTCCCCATTCTATTTAATCATAGGTTTTCTGGCTTTTCATTAAGTGTTGCATTTATTATTGCAATTTACGAGACAAATTTTATCATAAATATCTCAAAAAAGTTATTGACTTTGCTTACAATAATACATATAATAAACATTGTCACAATGAAATACACATTATGATTCCGTAGCTCAGCTGGGAGAGCGCCACCTTGACAGGGTGGAGGTCGCTGGTTCGAGCCCAGTCGGAATCATCACGAAACGGATTCCTGTAGCCCTTATGTAGTAAGGGTTACAGGATTTTTTGTTTTTTAGTACAGATGGTTGAGTTTTCTCATTTATACTCTTTGGTCACATTTTGGTCACAGTTTTATTGAAGTAATACTGGATTATAAACTGAAGTATTATTTTAAAAATTGAATAGTGGTTGATTATATAAGAAAATATTTTATAAAATAAATGTGAAGTTTTAATGAGCTATGATTGATTTACCAAAAAAGGTTTTGGGTGAATTATTCGAAGTTGGATTTATATAGTAAGCGTAATAATTACACGATTTCCTTAAGATGATTATCTAGGAACATCATGAAAAGTCCACCTCTAAAAGATTGTTTAATAAAGTTGTGGGTTAAGGCCACTACTAATAAAACGGGTCTCTTTGATGTTATCAAAGAGCAAAGAATGAATAGCAAATTACCTCTAAAGAGAAATCTAAATAAACTATACGAGAGGGAATAAAATGAAATCTTTAAAAATTGATAATATCTATGATGTTTTAGGTATTATTGTTACCCCCCACTGCGGCTATTTCAGTGAGTCTTTTCACAGACTTTTTTAAAGAAGATTGGACAATACCTCGTGGAATGGTAATGTTAGTTATTTTTTTATTTCTAGTAACTATTTCTTATTTTATTTATACAAATCAAAAAACAATTAGAATAAAAGATAAAATAATTGAAGAAAAAAATGCACAAATTTCAAGATTAGAAGACGATATTAGGGATTATACAAAAGGATTATGGAGAGAATTTGGTCCTTTAAACACTTACAAAAAAAACGAATATTTATTAGAATTGTTTCAGCGATTTTGTGAGTCAAATCCGTCAGTTATCTCTATCCAATTATATAATTATTTTGAACAAAGAGATAGTAAAAATACATTAATAAAAATTAAACATGCTTTAACTTATGTAATGGAAAGTAAAAATTTAAATTCTCTTCAACAGCATTATTATAAAATCCCGACAGAATTATTAAAAAAATTTGAAGATGCTGTATATATGTATAGAGGAAAATCAAATGACCATGATAAAAAAATATTGGAAATGTATATAGAGATTAGTGAAGAATTAGATAAATTAAAAATTGATGATATTAATACAGACCATGCCATAAAGTTTGCCTTTCTTATATTAATTCACGATATTTTTGGAGAAGCAGAACCTGATATGAAGGAAGAGCTTAGCATTATAAACAATGATGAAAATGAAAGGGAACTATTCCATTTATTACGAACAGGAATATTAAGAGGGATTCTATATGATAAAATGTTTTATCGGTTTAACTACATAAAAACTAATCGTTCTGTAAATAGTAAATCTGATAGAGCATATTTAACAATAAAGAGTGGTATGACAAACGGAAAGCAAAGTATTTTAGTAGTAACCGTTGATAATAAAGGTCGTGAAATTGATTTCGAAGAATTAGGAAGAAATTTGTTTACGTTATTAATTGAAAATGGTTTTAATTAATATTATAATTTAAATAAAGAATGGAGGGCTATTATGAATAGAACCCTTACCTTGGAACGGAAAGAGAGTAGCTTCGGAAAATTATTAAAACAAGGTGCAATTAAAAAAAGAGGAAATCGAATTGATTCCAAACACCCTTACTATTCAAAGGCTTATAATATAGACCGTGAAGAATTGTTAAAAAAGAGAAAATAAACAGTTATTTAGCTCTGATGATTGTAAATCATCAGAGCTTTTAATTATTAATAAGAGTGTTCATTTCATTTTTTAATTTCAATTTTAGAATACGCTGCACGGATTGACCCCCTAAATTTGGACACATCCTATCTTATTTTAGGTTATTCTCAAAATTTCTCGTTTTTTCTTGGCAAGAAGACAAAATCTTCTTGCCTTATACGCGAACTTCTTTGATGATTAACGATTCCGTTTGCGCTTTTTTGTAAAATTCATGCGGTGGAAGATCGAGAATACTCGAATGAATCCTTCGCTCGTTATAAAATTTCATGTACTCCATCACGGCTTGATAAGCTTCTTCATAGCTGTCAAACGCCATTCTTCCTAGACATTCCTCCTCCAGTAAACGATGAAACGCTTCAATATGTGCATTCATATTCGGTGTCCGCGGCGGAATCCGTTCATGTTCGATTCCGAATCGCTCACAGGCAGCTTCAAAGACATGTGAAATAAATTGTGGGCCGTTGTCTGTACGAATTACAGGTTTATTGGTCTGTTCAAATTTCTGACGCTTGAATAACGATCTTTGTAGCGTCTTTACGGCGTCGCTTCCTGAACAACTCAGTCCAATATGGTAATCAATCACCGAACGATCATACACATCGATAAGCGATAAAACAAAGAAAAAGCGTTCTTCTCCTTCGATATATCCGTATGTCACATCCATTTCCCATAACTGATTCGAACCGGTAATGATACGATTCCGAATCGATTGTGTAAAGAGATGGATTTACTACGTCCACAGCGAGAGAAACGGATTTCTTATCCACGGAAACTCGCTATTAATGGAGAACTGGTAGCAGAGCATCGTCGTAATTGGGGTGTGCATCAATGGGAAATGAATATTTTTCACTATCTCAAAACATTCCAAAAGAAAAAAGGTGCCATCGCTCAAAGTGAATGTTTAAAGCAGGCACCAACGCAAATTAAAAAGTTATACACCGATTATTATATAGGAAAAGAGAAAGAATTTATAGAGTTACTTTTCTATATACAAGAAAAACAAAACTTGGATTGTGTGATGGCAGCTGTTAAACAGTTGAGCAAGATTCGGCATGATTATGTCTCTACAGAACGTATATTGTTTATCTGTGAACAATCATCGAAATCAAAAGAAAAGACAAATCTTCGTGATGAAATCATGGCACAATCTGAGATCAATATGAAAGCTTATGCCAATATGTTTAATCAAACGGATGAGGGAGTTACTCAATATGGATAATATAAAGCAACAGCTAATGGAAATTTGTAAGGAATTACGATTGCCCAGTATTCGAAAGATGATAGGAGATGAAAAAGAATTCAGAGATCCGAAAGGAGCATTTGAAGTACTACTTTTGGAATGAAACGGCGTATTAGTCCATTGTGGCGCTCATTCGTACCCCTTTCACAGGGAGTATAGGGGTGGGGTGAAATAGATTTGAGTCTCATCTTTTTCAACGATTTTACTAAGGTCGGCGAATTCAGAGCCATTGTCAGCCGTAATGGTTTTGAATATCTTTGTGAACTGCTCACCATACTTCTTCTTCAAATCGCAAACGTCCTCACGGATGGATGGAGCGTCTTTGGCATTAACTCTAATGATGATCTATGGCGTGTTTTGCGCTCCGTAAGAGTCAAGAGACAAAAAATAATCATGGAACTCTTTTGGTCTATCATTACTTATACGTTCAATTTCTGTAACTGAATAATCAGTAAATATATAACCTACAATTAATCCAAAATTAAAAATAAAAGCTGACACTAAAAACAACCATTTAAATATCCAAATGTTAGTTAGAAAGTTTCGGATTCTTTGGATTCTTTTATTCATTTTTAAATAACTCCATTAAGTTTTTATCTGTTACTTCTCTTAAAGTTTTATCTGTTAGAAAATATATTTTATCGCTTATTTGTTCTA from the Bacillus alveayuensis genome contains:
- a CDS encoding hypothetical protein (product_source=Hypo-rule applied), which gives rise to MTYYYYLASDIKLPSGIYSKSGFINLNGSKIALDQTLDLTERDEKVDGFDYPVQIEIVYGLCDPETLEAYDDFGLPLLHKYILDVCSYYKTCTIQIAHILNTHRHPLKIVERRKLLLNQLSNPKQLALHHGELLTIKKIPEF
- a CDS encoding hypothetical protein (product_source=Hypo-rule applied), translating into MISNIVIKHALSSGIDPLLQALFQYIDQLSLPEAPYVV
- a CDS encoding hypothetical protein (product_source=Hypo-rule applied; transmembrane_helix_parts=Inside_1_6,TMhelix_7_26,Outside_27_29,TMhelix_30_52,Inside_53_56), producing the protein MTKTTKYSNIVALLLIAISGIFNTFGDNEIIKNVVTFTSLFLCVILLLVTRISRKN
- a CDS encoding Na+/H+ antiporter NhaC (product_source=COG1757; cleavage_site_network=SignalP-noTM; cog=COG1757; superfamily=46997; transmembrane_helix_parts=Inside_1_6,TMhelix_7_26,Outside_27_88), whose protein sequence is MKFYTKLVVSLLCLTLFTSMSLSSFAKAKANDTQSELGLTSELDQEFINDSDVEEGLEDALKVLSAIESLPYNVISKGPEAIVEWLSS
- a CDS encoding IS30 family transposase (product_source=COG2826; cath_funfam=3.30.420.10; cog=COG2826; superfamily=53098), giving the protein MAIIIRVNAKDAPSIREAVCDLKKKYGEQFTKIFKTITADNVYEFADLSKIVEKDETQIHFTHPYTSCERGTNERHNGLIRRFIPKGKAISAVSDQTISYVGTWCNQLPGEF
- a CDS encoding hypothetical protein (product_source=Hypo-rule applied), with the protein product MKSLKIDNIYDVLGIIVTPHCGYFSESFHRLF
- a CDS encoding hypothetical protein (product_source=Hypo-rule applied; superfamily=56399), whose translation is MLVIFLFLVTISYFIYTNQKTIRIKDKIIEEKNAQISRLEDDIRDYTKGLWREFGPLNTYKKNEYLLELFQRFCESNPSVISIQLYNYFEQRDSKNTLIKIKHALTYVMESKNLNSLQQHYYKIPTELLKKFEDAVYMYRGKSNDHDKKILEMYIEISEELDKLKIDDINTDHAIKFAFLILIHDIFGEAEPDMKEELSIINNDENERELFHLLRTGILRGILYDKMFYRFNYIKTNRSVNSKSDRAYLTIKSGMTNGKQSILVVTVDNKGREIDFEELGRNLFTLLIENGFN
- a CDS encoding hypothetical protein (product_source=Hypo-rule applied), yielding MNRTLTLERKESSFGKLLKQGAIKKRGNRIDSKHPYYSKAYNIDREELLKKRK
- a CDS encoding putative transposase (product_source=KO:K07497; cath_funfam=3.30.420.10; cog=COG2801; ko=KO:K07497; pfam=PF00665; superfamily=53098), whose product is MTYGYIEGEERFFFVLSLIDVYDRSVIDYHIGLSCSGSDAVKTLQRSLFKRQKFEQTNKPVIRTDNGPQFISHVFEAACERFGIEHERIPPRTPNMNAHIEAFHRLLEEECLGRMAFDSYEEAYQAVMEYMKFYNERRIHSSILDLPPHEFYKKAQTESLIIKEVRV
- a CDS encoding hypothetical protein (product_source=Hypo-rule applied; cath_funfam=3.30.1400.10) gives rise to the protein MDLLRPQREKRISYPRKLAINGELVAEHRRNWGVHQWEMNIFHYLKTFQKKKGAIAQSECLKQAPTQIKKLYTDYYIGKEKEFIELLFYIQEKQNLDCVMAAVKQLSKIRHDYVSTERILFICEQSSKSKEKTNLRDEIMAQSEINMKAYANMFNQTDEGVTQYG
- a CDS encoding hypothetical protein (product_source=Hypo-rule applied), whose protein sequence is MDNIKQQLMEICKELRLPSIRKMIGDEKEFRDPKGAFEVLLLE
- a CDS encoding hypothetical protein (product_source=Hypo-rule applied; transmembrane_helix_parts=Inside_1_19,TMhelix_20_39,Outside_40_74) → MNKRIQRIRNFLTNIWIFKWLFLVSAFIFNFGLIVGYIFTDYSVTEIERISNDRPKEFHDYFLSLDSYGAQNTP